From the Micromonospora echinofusca genome, the window CGTCCACCACCAGCCTCCGCCGGTGTAGGTCGCGACCCGGGCGATCAGCACCGCCGCCCCTGCGAACGCGAGCAGCAGTCCGGCGGCGCCGGCCACGGTTACGGCGAGCCAGGCCACCACCAGTGGTTGCCAGCCCGGGCGGGGGGTGGTGGCGATCAGCTCGTTGATGTCGCGCCGCCGTTCTCTGCCGGACTGCCACGCCCCGGCAGCGATCATGAGAGCGCACAGGATCAGCAGCGACACCCGCAGGTAGTTCGCGAGGCCGGGCCACCGGCCGGCCCAGTCGTCCGGGTGCACGGCCAGCATCCACACGCCGGCGCCGAACATCGCCGCAGCGGCGAAGGGCGCCGTACCGCGGCGTAGCTCCGCCCTCAGCGCGCGCTTCACCGCGGTGCCGTCCGCGCACCGCGCAGCACCGCCGTGTAGCCGCGCTCGATGGGGGAGTCGCCGCTGTCGCCGTCCCCACCGGCGGCGATCAGCTCGTCGGGCAGGCCGGTGAAGACCAGCCGCCCGCCGTCGACCAGGTTCACCCGGGTGCACGCCGCTACGACGTCCTCGACCAGGTGTGTGCTGACCAGGACGACTGCATCCAGGCCCAGCTCCCGCAGCAGCGCCCGGAACTGCACCCGCTGCTCCGGGTCCAAGCCGGCGGTCGGCTCGTCCAACAGCAGCAGCCGCGGGTCGTTCACGATGGCCTGGGCGATGCCGACGCGACGCAGCATCCCGCCGGAGAGGTGCTTCATCCGGTCGTCGGCGCGATCCAGCAGCCCGACCCGCTCGATCGCCCGGTCCACCGCCAGCGGAATTCGCGCCGGCGGCATCTCCTTGAGCCAGGCGAAGTACTCGACGAACTCCCGCACGGTGAAGCGCGGATAGAACCCGAACGCCTGAGGCAGGTAGCCCAACTGGCGGCGCGCCTGCCGCAACGCCGACGGTTTCCCGATGTGGTGGCCCAGCAGCCGGACCGCACCCTGGTCGGGTCGCAGGACCGTGGCCAGGACCCGCATCAGGGTGGTTTTGCCGGCGCCGTTCGGGCCGAGCAACCCGTGCACGCCCACTCCGAGCTCGAGGTCCAGGTCGTCGAAGACGACTCGCTTGCCGTAGCTGACCCGCAGGCCGTCGACGCTCACCGTCGTCATGCCGGTTGCCTTCCCACCCGTTCCCGACGCACATACACCACCACCGTGGCCACCGCGGTGACCCCCAGCCATCCCGGGAGGTTCGCCACCAGGACCGCCAGACCGCTGACCGGCGGCGCCAGCACCACCACCGCCCACGCCCCGGCCACCACCAGCGCGGCGTACCCGGGCTCGACCAGCGAGCCGAGCGCCAACGTCAGGACCGTCAACGCGACACAGGGAAGCAGCCACAACCCCGGCGTACCGATGCCCGTCACCGCGCCAGCGAGGACCGCGACGGGCGCCGCGACCGCGAGGACCGCCAGCGTGCGCCACAGAACGATTCGCAGGCCGCCCTGCGGTGTCCCCGCGATCAGGTCGTGCAACGGATCGGTTCGCGGCCCGTACGACAGGGCCGTACCGACAGCGGGCAGCGCTGGCGCGATCAGCAGGAGCAGCCACGGCGGGACCACGGTCGGGCTGATTGCCATCCCCGCGGTGAGCACCCCGGTGACGGCCACCGACAGAAACCACGCCGCCCGCGCCGCAGGCCCCGCACCCACCAACACCCTGACCCGCCGCCACCCGGTCGCCCGCCGCACCCGCCCCTGCGTCGGCAACCGGCCGCCCAGCGCCACCGCGGCCGCCTCCACCGCCAGAGCCGTCGACGCATCCGATGCGATGCTCGTCCGGCAGGCCGCACAGCGGTCGAGGTGCGCCTCCACCGACCACGCGTCGACGTCAGCGAGACGCCCCTCGCCGTACGCCGCCAGCACCCCGGCGTCGACGTGGAAACCGGTCACGACAGCGCCTCCCTCAACTCGCGGCGTGCCCGCATCGCCCGGGTCTTCACCGTGCCCTCCGGTACACCCAGCAACACCGCGGCCTCGCGCACCGTCAGGCCATCCAGCACCGTCGCCTGCAACACCGCCCGCAGCTCCGGAGCCAACCGGTGCAGCGCACGCTCCAACTCGGCGTCGTACGCACCGGCCAAGGCCTCGTCCTCCGCCGACGGAGACCACGCCAGCACGTCGTCGCCCGGTGCCCCCACACTCTGCGGACGGGCCAACGCACGCCGCCGCGCGTCGATCAACCGACCGGCCGCCACCGACCACAGCCAGCCCACCGCCGCACCGTCCCCGCGGTAGCCGGCTGCGGCCCGCCACACCGTCAGGAACGTCTCCTGCACCACCTCCCGGACCAACTCCGGGTCCCGGCACCGGCGGCGCAGACGCAGCACCAACCACGGCGCGTTACGCGCATACAGCACGTCGAACGCCTCGCGGTCACCCTTCCCGACGAGGCGCAACAGCTCCTCGTCGTCCACGTCCATCACGCAAGGTTAGGACGCATCACTCGGCGAAACGGTTCTCTGACAGGAGCCGCGTGCCGCGAGAGTCTGACGCAGCTAGGCAGTATGGCGCGAAAGGCACCTCTGTCAGGAAGTCACTCGTTAGGCTGCATGCGGGGCGGCTTGTCCGCGCTGATCACGGCGCCGTTTCCCACCTTGGCCAGCCTGTCCGGGGCTTCGCCGGGTGAACCTTCATCTCTCACAGCATGCGCTCAAGGCGCCTTGCCTGGCATCGCTCCGTCTCCCGCGTCCGGCCAGACCTGGCGGCACGGAGAAATTCCCTCCCAGGAGCAACCCTGGGCGCCGGACTTTACGTGACTATCTCGAATCGGGGATCGGAGGCCTGGATGGGTGATCGCGACGCGGCGTTCGCGGAGTATTTCGCGGCGAGGTCTGACGCAATGCGTGGCACCGTGTATCTGCTCTGCGGCGACTGGCACCGGGCGGAGGACTTGGTTCAGACCGCGTTCACCAAGCTCTACCTGGCTTGGAGCCGGGTCTCGCGCCATGAGGTGCTGGACGCCTACGTGCGCCAGATCCTGATCCGGACCTTCTCGACGAGCGGCGCCGCGGCTGGTGGCGGCGGGAGCGGGTGGGCGGGGACGACGCCGAGCGACCGGCACCGCCCGACTCGCCAGAGAACCGGTTAGTGATGCTCCAGGCACTGGCCGCCGCAGCCTCCTGCGGCTTGGACATGCTGCGGGGCCTCCTGTCACCCACCCACAGCGGGATCGAGAAGGGAAGACGATGAACGAGGACGACCTGCGCGATACGCTACGTAGCGAGATGGCGACCAGCACCCCGCCGCCACCGATGGCTACGACCGCCACGCTGCGCGCCGCCCGACGCGCACGCAGCCGCCGCCGAACCCTGTGGGCCTGCGCCGGATCGGCGGCGACGATTCTGGCGGTCGCTGGCGCCGCAACGATGTTCACCCCCGATGCCGGCGGCCACAGCCCGGCAGGTCCGGCGCCGCAGGCCGCCCCGCCTCCGTCATCGAAGGACACCGCCCAGCCGTGGCCGACCGGACCGGACGGCCATCCGCAGGAGGACCGCACCGCGCGAGCAGGCTCCAGATACGACCAGGGAATCCGGCTACTCGACGAGATCATCTCCGTCGTGCCCGCCGGTTACACCGCGCCGGAGAACCCGGCGAACCAGCCCACTGACCAGAAGCCGCTGCGGACGCACCAGGCGCAGTTCGAGGACAAGGTCAACGGTGTCGACGTGTGGGGTTACATGTCCTCGGCCGCCCTGGCCAAGGGTGAGCGGATGGGGCCTTTGCTCGTCGAGGTGCACACCGCGGGCAATCAGCTACCGGCCGAGCCGTGCGCGCTAGCCCGCCAGTTCTGGGGCATGCAGGGTGAGTGCCAGGTGGAGACCGTCGCAGCGGCGCAGGTCGGCGTGGTAGTCCGACCCGGCCGCGACGACCGGTTCGACCAGTGGGCGGCCTACCGGCACCCGGACGGCGTGGTGGTATTCGTCGCACAGGGCGCGAACCTCGATGACGAACGGCCGGGCCTGACCACGCTGCCGTTCTCCGTGCAGCAGCTCGCGGCCCTCGCCGTGAACGAGAGGTTCCACCTGCAATAAGGCGGGCTCGGCGGGAGGCTTCAGCAGGATGTCGGCGGCACGCTGAAAGCCGCCGGGTGCAGGTTCCCGAGCTGCGCAACCTGCTGATCTGTGACGACATCGCCACCGCTGTTCCGAAGACTGCCGGTCAGGGAGGACGGAGAGTTCGGGGCGGCGGGCCTTTGGGGCTGAGTTCCCCCCGCTTTGATGGAGCGGTGGTTACCTGCTCCCGGCTGGTGCCGGGATGGCGATAGGTGGCTCAGCTGGTTGCGTCTGGCGGCTGTGCCAGGCGGTCTCGTACTCGTTCGGGCTGAGGTAGCCCAGCTCGCGTTGGATGCGGCGTGTGTTGTACCAGCCGTCGATGTAGGCGAAGATCGCGTTCTCGGCCTCGTCGCGGGTCCGCCACGAGGTGCGTGTCAACGGCCAATCAGATCTCCCCGTAGGCGGCCAGTAGTTTTCCCCGCTGGCGGCCATGGTTTCTCCCCAGTGGCGGCCAGATAGTTCCCCGCCTGTGGGGTGGTGCTGGGGTCAGTGCAAGGCTTTGACGCCCTGTCCGGCGGTGGCTTGGTTGAACCGGTAGCTGTCACCCTGGGTCACGACGACGTGGGCGTGGTGCAGGAGTCGGTCGACGGTGGCGGTGGCCAGGGTCTTGGGCATGATCTCGTCGAAACCGGACGGGTGCAGGTTCGAGCTGACCGCGAGGCTGCGGCGTTCGTAGGCGGCGTCGACGAGGCGGTAGAACCCTTCGGCGGCGTCCGGGGAGACCGGTAGCAGGCCGATGTCGTCGATGATGATCAGGTCGGTGCGGATCAGTCTGGCCATGGCTCGGGCGACGGAGTCGTCGGGGCGGTGGCGGCGGACCATGACGCCGAGGTCTTCGATGGTGAACCAGGCGACGGTCATGCCGGCCTCGACGGCGGCTTGGCCGAGGGCTTCGCAGAAGTGGCTCTTGCCGGTGCCGGACGGGCCGCAGATGGACAGGTTCTCCTTGCGCTGCACCCATTCCAGGCTGCGCAGGGCGTCCTGGGTCGGCCGCGGGATCGAGGAGGCCTGCTCGTCCCAGTCGCCGAAGGTTTTGCCGGCGGGGAACGCGGCGCGTTTGCGCCGGGTGCGCAGGTTGGCCTGGTCCCGGCCGGCTGCCTCCTCCGCGAGGAGGACCCGCACGACTTCGGCCGGGTCCCAGCGTTGCGCTTTCGCGGTGGGGATGAGGTCGGCCATGGCCCGGCGCAGGTGCGGCAGTTTCAGCCGGCGGGTGAGCTCGATCGCTTCGGTCAGCGGGTCACCGGCTGCGCCGGTGACCCGCAACGGGGTGATGGTCACTGTTCTCCAGTCGTCGTGCCGAAGGTTGACCAGGCAGAGGTGCCTGGTTGCAGGCTGTGGGTTTCGCTGGCCCGAGTGGGTGGGGTGTCGTCGTCGCGTTGGTGGGCCAGGATGCGGATCAGGTCGTTGTCGGCGAACCTGCCCGCCAAAGCGGCGGTGCCGAGGGCCCGGTCGACGTGGTCGACGCCGTGCAGCTTCGCGAGAGCGACGGCTTCGGCCATCTTGCGGCGCACCCCGCGGACCCCGGCGGCTGCGGCCTCGACCAGCCACGCGGCGGCGCCGGGGCCGAGAGCCAGGAACGCGGCCTCGTCGGCGGTGCGGGCCCGCGGCACCCGATCGGCGGTGTCGGACTGGCGTGATCGGGGCGGGTAGTGCTCGTCGAGGATCGACGGGCGGCCCGGCTGGGCCCGCTGGTGGCGGGCGACCTCGGCCGGCCCGTCCTCGCTGACGGCGGTGACGATGAGTTCGTCGCCGTGGAACCGGGCCCAGACCCGGGTGTCGACCAGGTGGTGCGGGACCGAGTAGCGGACTCCGTCGACGGAGATGGTGCAGTCCCAGTTCACTCGGCGGGTGGTGCCGAACGCGACGGTGAACGGCTGCGCCGGCAGCGGATGCAGCCGGTCGCGTTCGTCCAGGAGGGCTTCGGCCGGGCGGCGTCGGGTGTCGCGGTGGATGCGGGCGTTGACCTCGTCGGTGAAGTCGCGGCAGGCCGCCTCCAGTTCCGCGAACGTGCGGTACTGGCCGAGCAGGTTCGCGCTGGTCGGGACCAGGTCCGCCTTGGCGATCTTCACGGTGTTCTCGGCGCCGCCCTTGGACTGCGGGTCCGCCGGCACGCAAGTGCGGATCGTCATCCCGTAATGCCGGGCCACCTGCACGATCTCCGGATTACGCACGGCGATGTCCGCGACGTGCTCCACCGTGATCGTCTTCTCGTTGTCGGTCAACACATAGGCCGGCACCCCACCCAGGCGCCGCAGGGTGGCATCCAGGCAGGCCACGACCGTCGGCAGGGTCTTGTCCAGCACCGGGATCACGACCCGGAACCGGGACCAGGGCAGCCACGCGCACCACAACGTGGTCCGCCGGCCGCCGATGCGTGGGCCTTCGCCCCAGTCGAACTGAAGCCACAAACCGGGCTCGGGGATCCACGGGCGGAACACCCGTCGCTGCCCGGCCTGCCAGGACTTCTTCACCGCCGCGACCGCCCGGCGGGTGGTGCGCTCTCCGCCGGCGAAGCCCATCGTGGTGATCCGCCGGTGCACCACATCGGCGCGGACCCGGCCACCCGAGCGGGCCACCAACTCCTCGATCTTGTCCATGAAATCGTCGATCGGCCGAGCCCGCTGGGTCCGCTCCTCGGGGCTGCGTCCCTCGGCCCGCAACTTCACATACCGGGCCACGGTGTGGTGATCACACCCGGCCAGCTCGGCCGCCGCACGGTAACTACCCGTGAGGTCGTATGCCTCCAAAATTTCCACGATCTCCCTGCCGCGTTTCACGCCGCCGACCCTCGCCGACCAGCGTCTCGTCATGATCAGCGGGGAGGTATCTGGCCGTCCACGGGGAGAACCCTGGCCATCAGCGGGGCGGTAAATGGCCGCCTATGGGGATCTTTCACTGGCCGCCGACAGGTGCGGTAGACGAGCTCGATTTTCAACGTCGACCAGAAGTTCTCCATCAGGGCGTTGTCGTATGAGTCGCCGACGGAGCCCATGGAGGGCAGGATCCCGTTGTCCTGTAAGCGTTCTGAGAAGCGGAACGACGTGTAGTTCGATCCCCTGTCCGAGTGGTGGATCAACTGGCCGTCGCGGACGTCGCGCGACCAGATGCCGTATTCGAGGGCGGCGAGGATCAGGTCGGTGTCGCAGCGGTCGGAGGTCTTCCACCCCACGATCCGGCGGGAGAACACATCCCGGACCGCGGCGAGCCAGAACACCCCTTCGCCGCACGGTATGCGGGTGGCGTCGGCGACCCACAGGCGGTTCGGCCCCGCTGCGGTGAACTGCCGGTTGACCAGATCCGGCGCCGGGATGTGCCGCGGGTCCTGCCGGGTGGAGCCGCCGTGCCAGCCTCGACGCAGGAACGCCCCCTGCCAGCCCTGCTGCGTCATCAACCGCTCGACGCGTTTGCGGCCCACATGGATGCCGTCACGGCGCAGCTGCCGATGCACCCGGTCCGCGCCGTAGGTGCGCCCCGATGTCTCCCAGATCTCGTGGATGTTGGAGATCAGCCCCAGGTCGACCACGTCGCGGTCGCAGGGCTGCTCGGCCTGCTTCACCCACGCGTAGTAGGTCGAGGCGCCGATGTTCAGGACCCGTAGCAGGAGCGCGACCGCGAACTGGTCACGATGTTCGTGGATGAACCTCATGACCGTCGCCGGGTCGGGTCGAGCTCCGCCGCGAAATACGCGCTCGCCGCCTTCAGGATCTCGTTCGCCCGCCGCAACTCGGTGACTTCCCTACGCAGCCGGCGGTTCTCCTCCGCCATCTCGCTGGTCGGCCGGTCGTGACGCTCGTCGGCGTCGGCCTCGGCCTGCCGGATCCAGTTCCTGAGCGCCTCGTGATGCACGCCGAGCTGCTCGGCCAGGCGCCGGATGACGGGCTTCGGGTCCGACTCGCGATACAGGCGCACAGCGCGCTGACGTAGCCCATCGGGGTACTTCTTCGGTGCTGCCACGGACGACTTCCTCCCCCACGGCCATCAGACCATGGTCAAGAAGCTCCATGAAAGCGGGGGTGGCTCAGCCGCGGTGACCCGCGTTGGCACCGATTCACCCGGGTTGGCATCCGCTGGAGAGCACACACCGCGCACATCATCGAAGATCATGTGCGGCTGTCCGCTCCCCCGGCTGGGCGCCGCCTCCCACGGGGGGTCCGGCCAAGTCGCCATCAGCCACGCGGTGGCTGGTCGTCGTTGTCGCGGGTCAGGTCCGTCGGGTCGAGGATGACGACGTCGACGTCGCCCACGGATGACGGGTCGAAGTCGCGCCGTTCGTCGGCGGGTCACCCGCGCTCGGCTGGTTCATTGGGTGATGGGGTCGTCTATGCCGTAGTGGCTCCACCAGGTAGGCCGGTGTCTGCGGAGTGTGCCCTCGACACGGGTCAGCAGAAGCCAGTTGCCGTTCTGGACCAGCGCCGCGTCCTCCTGCCGGGCGGCCAACACACGGGCCACGGCCTTCATCATGTTCGGGATCCCCTTGTCGACAAGGTCGTCCGCCCGCATGGAGAAGTCGATGTCGACGTATGTCTCCGGCTCCCACTCCCAGCGGGCACCGTCGTCGGCCTCGGCATCGAAATAGCCCTGGCTGCCTGAGGAGATGGTCAGCGCGTACCCGCGGGTGTCGTAGAGGCGGGCACTGAACAGCCGCGGGTTGGTGCCGCTCGGCTTGGGCTTCTCGGCGGGTTCGGCTGCCACGAGATCAGCCACGTGGTCCAGGGGCAGGTCACCGCCCAGGGTCAACCTGAACTCGACAGCCATCTCTGCGCCTCTCCTCAGTCTCGACGGACGATCTGCACGATCGCGCCGCTCGGCGTTACCGCGACGAGTTCTTTCAGCTTCTCGACGGGCCAGGTGTCGAACTGTGTCCGCAGGGCCGCGAGGTCTCCGTGCCAGTCGTGCAGGTTCAGCACCACGCGTTGGGTCTGCTCCTTGTCGACCTTGGCGCGGACCTCGCTCCAGACGCCCCGTACCGGCTTGCCGAGAGTGGGCGAATAGCAGTCGAACACGTGACCTTCGATCAGGTAGTCCGGGTCTTTGTTCGGGTTGCCCGAGTCGCCGGTACGGAGCCGGGCGTCGGCGATCTCCCGCCTGGTGGGGTTCTGGTGGACCCGGTAGCTCTTGCTGGCGACTATATCGGCGCATTCGTTCTCGAGCTCCAACGGACGCCGCCCGTCGTCGTCCAACCGGGGTGGAATTCTGGTTCTCGGACCGGTCGGCGACCCGCCCGGGACACCGGTTGGCTGTCTGGTCCAAGACGTGCCGTGGCCGTGGTCAGCGGATGTCGCGTCGTCGGCGGCATGAGGTGTCGACGGCGGGTCACCGCGCTCGGAAGGGGTAGGGCTGGCCGGTGGATGACCGCCAGCCCCTGTCAGTTTCCCGACGACCCCAACTGCCGGGCCTGCGCGATCGCCGCTTCGACGGCCTGCCGGGCCCCGCCGGTGCGCTGAACGACCAGCGCCAGGACCTGCTTGATGGCCTCCAACGCCTGCAGCAGCGGCCCAGGCTGCCCGCCCTGCAGGACCACGGCGACGAGTTGCTGCGCCTCCCCGACTCCGGTGATGGCCCCGGTCGCCGCGTCCCGAGCGGCGTCCACGGCGCTCTGCACAGGCGCCAGCCCGGCAATCGTCTCCTGCGGGGTGGCCTCGTTCGGCACTGCCGCGGTGGCCTTCGTCGCTTCACCGATCGCACCGGCGAGACTTCCCAGGGCGCCCTGGATGCCCGTGATCGCGTTGCGCACCCGCGCCACACCCGCCGCCACGGCGACGAAGCCCGCGCCCGCGGCCCGCAGCGCCACCTCCTGCGCCTGACTGTCGGCGGCAGCTGCCAACCCCTGCGCGCGTTCAACCCCGGTCATCAACGCGCGGAACTCACCGGTGATCGTCTCGATCTGCGACACGTGGCCGGCACCCCAATCGATGAGAGCGAAAGTGCTGGACAGCTGAACCTACCGGGCTCCTTGGGAGGCCACCAGACATCGACGAGGCGGTCGGCACCGCAGACAGCCACCGCGATGCGAGTAGTCGCACGAGCGGCTTCCGGTCCAGATTCCAGCTCGTGGGGTGGGGTCTGTGGCTGTCGTGTCCGGCTGTCGACGTGTCAGCATCGACGGAACGGCGGTGCGGGTGTTCGCGTCGGGAGGATCGGTGGGCAATCGCAAGCGCAGTGGCCGCCGGCAGCGGCGTCATGGCGTAGCCGGAGTACGCGCCGGTGAGCGCGGGTGGGGCGTCGTAGCGGTGTGACGTGAGATGTACGTCCAGCCGCTGTCGACCAGCCGTACGTACGCAATGCCGTGGGTTCGCCGGCATTGGACGCACCCGAACCGTCCCGGACGCCCGCCGATCAGCGACGACCTGCGGGACCTGGTCCTGCGGCTGGCCAGGGAGAATCCCGGCTGGGGGCACCGGCGCATCCAAGGTGAGCTCGTCGGGCTCGGCTATCGGGTCGGCGCCGGCACCATCCGTCGCATCCTCGTCGGCTCGAGGGCCGGTCCCGCCCCGCGCGAGATCGACACCAGTTGGCGAACGTTCCTGCGCGCTCAGGCAGCCGGGCTGCTGGCGACCGACTTC encodes:
- the istB gene encoding IS21-like element helper ATPase IstB, translating into MTITPLRVTGAAGDPLTEAIELTRRLKLPHLRRAMADLIPTAKAQRWDPAEVVRVLLAEEAAGRDQANLRTRRKRAAFPAGKTFGDWDEQASSIPRPTQDALRSLEWVQRKENLSICGPSGTGKSHFCEALGQAAVEAGMTVAWFTIEDLGVMVRRHRPDDSVARAMARLIRTDLIIIDDIGLLPVSPDAAEGFYRLVDAAYERRSLAVSSNLHPSGFDEIMPKTLATATVDRLLHHAHVVVTQGDSYRFNQATAGQGVKALH
- a CDS encoding RNA polymerase sigma factor; amino-acid sequence: MMDVDDEELLRLVGKGDREAFDVLYARNAPWLVLRLRRRCRDPELVREVVQETFLTVWRAAAGYRGDGAAVGWLWSVAAGRLIDARRRALARPQSVGAPGDDVLAWSPSAEDEALAGAYDAELERALHRLAPELRAVLQATVLDGLTVREAAVLLGVPEGTVKTRAMRARRELREALS
- a CDS encoding ABC transporter ATP-binding protein, translating into MTTVSVDGLRVSYGKRVVFDDLDLELGVGVHGLLGPNGAGKTTLMRVLATVLRPDQGAVRLLGHHIGKPSALRQARRQLGYLPQAFGFYPRFTVREFVEYFAWLKEMPPARIPLAVDRAIERVGLLDRADDRMKHLSGGMLRRVGIAQAIVNDPRLLLLDEPTAGLDPEQRVQFRALLRELGLDAVVLVSTHLVEDVVAACTRVNLVDGGRLVFTGLPDELIAAGGDGDSGDSPIERGYTAVLRGARTAPR
- a CDS encoding IS3 family transposase encodes the protein MTRTSWRTRDEAENAIFAYIDGWYNTRRIQRELGYLSPNEYETAWHSRQTQPAEPPIAIPAPAGSR
- the istA gene encoding IS21 family transposase; its protein translation is MKRGREIVEILEAYDLTGSYRAAAELAGCDHHTVARYVKLRAEGRSPEERTQRARPIDDFMDKIEELVARSGGRVRADVVHRRITTMGFAGGERTTRRAVAAVKKSWQAGQRRVFRPWIPEPGLWLQFDWGEGPRIGGRRTTLWCAWLPWSRFRVVIPVLDKTLPTVVACLDATLRRLGGVPAYVLTDNEKTITVEHVADIAVRNPEIVQVARHYGMTIRTCVPADPQSKGGAENTVKIAKADLVPTSANLLGQYRTFAELEAACRDFTDEVNARIHRDTRRRPAEALLDERDRLHPLPAQPFTVAFGTTRRVNWDCTISVDGVRYSVPHHLVDTRVWARFHGDELIVTAVSEDGPAEVARHQRAQPGRPSILDEHYPPRSRQSDTADRVPRARTADEAAFLALGPGAAAWLVEAAAAGVRGVRRKMAEAVALAKLHGVDHVDRALGTAALAGRFADNDLIRILAHQRDDDTPPTRASETHSLQPGTSAWSTFGTTTGEQ
- a CDS encoding transposase, which codes for MAAPKKYPDGLRQRAVRLYRESDPKPVIRRLAEQLGVHHEALRNWIRQAEADADERHDRPTSEMAEENRRLRREVTELRRANEILKAASAYFAAELDPTRRRS
- a CDS encoding SitI3 family protein: MAVEFRLTLGGDLPLDHVADLVAAEPAEKPKPSGTNPRLFSARLYDTRGYALTISSGSQGYFDAEADDGARWEWEPETYVDIDFSMRADDLVDKGIPNMMKAVARVLAARQEDAALVQNGNWLLLTRVEGTLRRHRPTWWSHYGIDDPITQ
- a CDS encoding DUF6244 family protein; translation: MSQIETITGEFRALMTGVERAQGLAAAADSQAQEVALRAAGAGFVAVAAGVARVRNAITGIQGALGSLAGAIGEATKATAAVPNEATPQETIAGLAPVQSAVDAARDAATGAITGVGEAQQLVAVVLQGGQPGPLLQALEAIKQVLALVVQRTGGARQAVEAAIAQARQLGSSGN
- a CDS encoding sigma factor; the protein is MGDRDAAFAEYFAARSDAMRGTVYLLCGDWHRAEDLVQTAFTKLYLAWSRVSRHEVLDAYVRQILIRTFSTSGAAAGGGGSGWAGTTPSDRHRPTRQRTG
- a CDS encoding CdiA C-terminal domain-containing protein; protein product: MDDDGRRPLELENECADIVASKSYRVHQNPTRREIADARLRTGDSGNPNKDPDYLIEGHVFDCYSPTLGKPVRGVWSEVRAKVDKEQTQRVVLNLHDWHGDLAALRTQFDTWPVEKLKELVAVTPSGAIVQIVRRD
- a CDS encoding IS3 family transposase, with product MRFIHEHRDQFAVALLLRVLNIGASTYYAWVKQAEQPCDRDVVDLGLISNIHEIWETSGRTYGADRVHRQLRRDGIHVGRKRVERLMTQQGWQGAFLRRGWHGGSTRQDPRHIPAPDLVNRQFTAAGPNRLWVADATRIPCGEGVFWLAAVRDVFSRRIVGWKTSDRCDTDLILAALEYGIWSRDVRDGQLIHHSDRGSNYTSFRFSERLQDNGILPSMGSVGDSYDNALMENFWSTLKIELVYRTCRRPVKDPHRRPFTAPLMARVLPVDGQIPPR
- a CDS encoding zf-HC2 domain-containing protein: MTGFHVDAGVLAAYGEGRLADVDAWSVEAHLDRCAACRTSIASDASTALAVEAAAVALGGRLPTQGRVRRATGWRRVRVLVGAGPAARAAWFLSVAVTGVLTAGMAISPTVVPPWLLLLIAPALPAVGTALSYGPRTDPLHDLIAGTPQGGLRIVLWRTLAVLAVAAPVAVLAGAVTGIGTPGLWLLPCVALTVLTLALGSLVEPGYAALVVAGAWAVVVLAPPVSGLAVLVANLPGWLGVTAVATVVVYVRRERVGRQPA